The Littorina saxatilis isolate snail1 linkage group LG1, US_GU_Lsax_2.0, whole genome shotgun sequence nucleotide sequence tttttaacctgCATGCGTTTCCAAACCCTGAGATTTTTgttgtgaacttgggatctgtATCGTGCGTATGCGTGCACAtcggggtgtttggacaccgagaaGAGTCTTTACTAACTTGACTCTGTGAATTAAATCTCGACTGAACTATCTCCCAACCCTTGCACATGAAATGGTTATGAAAGTTGATATCTTTTCAccttctgtctttgtctctttctctgctatCCTGAAGATTTCAGAGAACAGAAACGAAGAGGATAAGACTCTTGGAGAAGAAgagaacatgagagagagagagagagagagagagagagagagagagagagagagagagagtggagagagagagagagagagagagagagagagagagagagagagagagagagagagaggcagacggaagtacagacaggcagaaggaagtacagacaggcagacagacaaacagacagagacagaaggggGAAAGGAGGACCTTAAACTGTCAACCACAAAGCTGGGAAAATATTGATTCACTGTCTTCTTGCCCTCAATGCCAAATGTTAAATTTGTaagcaaacaatcaaaacaGGGTAGGAAAATGGTCACAAGTAAGCTGTCTGCCTTGTCTCttacactttttacatttagtcaagttttgaccaaatgttttaacgttgagtggggaatcgagacgagggtcgtggtgtatgtgtgtgtgtgtgtgtgtgtgtgtgtgtgtgtgtgtgtgtgtgtgtgtgtgtgtgtctgtgtgtgtgtctgtgtgtgtgtgtagagcgattcagagaaaactactggaccgatcttcatgaaacttgacatgagagatcctgagtatgatatctccagacgtttttttcatttctttgataaatgtctttgatgacgtcatatccggcttttcgtgaaagttgaggcggcactgtcacgctctcatttttcaaccaaattggttgaaatttggtcaagtaatcttcgacaaagcccggacttaggtattgcatttcagcttggtggcttaagaattaattaatgactttggtaaatgtctttgatgtcaagttttgactaaatgttttaacgtagaggggggaatcgagacgagggtcgtggtgtatgtgcgtgtgtgtgtctgtgtgtgtgtgtagagcgattcagactaaactactggaccgatctttatgaaatttgacatgagagttcctgggtaggaaatccccgaacgttttttttcatttttttgataaatgtctttgatgacgtcatatccggcttttcgtgaaagttgaggcggcactgtcacgctctcatttttcaaccaaattggttgaaattttggtcaagtaatcttcgacaaagcccggacttaggtatttcagcttggtggcttaaaaattaattaatgactttggtcattaaaaatcggaaaattgtaaaaaaaaataaaaaattataaaacgatccagatttacgttcatcttattctccatcattttctgaatccaaaaacatataaatatgttatatttggattaaaaacaagctctgaaaattaaatatataaaaattattatcaaaattaaattgtcgaaatcaatttaaaaacactttcatcttattccttgtcggttcctgattccaaaaacatttagatatgatatgtttggattaaaaacacgctcagaaagttaaaacaaagagaggtacagaaaagcgtgctatccttcttagtgcaactactaccccgctcttcttgtcaatttcactgcctttgccatgagcggtggactgacgatagtacgagtatacggttttgctgaaaaatggcattgcgttcagtttcattctgtgagttcgacagctacttgactaaatgttgtattttcgccttacgcgacttgttaattctTCTTGTTCATCTAACAGTTTGACTTGGTATGCGACCGGAAGCTTCTGGGAGGACTTGCGCAGACCTTTGTCATCATGGGACAGGGGATTGGAGCAGTCATTGCCTCAGCGTTTTCTGACAGGTAACCCCATATTCTTTCCACTTTAAAAGAGGTCTCTTTTTCTTCAAGTCCTCTTTGGCAGTATTTGGACACTCTCATGTGAAGCCCGGGTCACACCTTGACCTAGCGATTTAATCGTCCGATCCGTTGCATGGGTGGCGTCCGCCGATGTTTTCGTAACGAGTACCCCGCCATTAAGCGAACTGTTCCACAGAGCATGTTGACATCGTTCTTACCTTGCCAAGCAATACCCTTGAACTCTTATATTCTTGCCGATAGGTTTGGTCGGAAGATGGTGCTGGTCTTGTCGCAGCTGGGGCTGCTCACATTTGGAGTGGCTGTTGGCTTTGCCCCTTCCTTTTCTGTGCTGGCTGTCCTCAAGTTTATGCTGGGAGCGTTACAGCAGGTAAACAGGGAgcattatatacatgtatatatattctATATTATTGCAATTACATTttcttgtctctatgtctgcctgtccgtctgtctgtgtgtctgtgtgtctgtgtgtctgtttgtttgtttgtctgtctgtctgtctctgaattCCAAGTTGCTCTCTTACAGCAATAATTGTGTacctttcattcattcatttattcaatTTTGTCAATCTTAATTTGAATGAGAAAAAACTAACTTTTTCATCTATATacagccgtcgcgatataaccttgaacggttgaaaacgacgttaaacaccaaataaagaaagaaagaaagaaagaaagaaagaaagaaagctctaTATACACTTTTGTAAAACATAATCTTGCAAGAAGGcttcagcaaaaaaaaaaaaaagactgtcAATGGTAACGTCACATTTGCAGCAGTCACcaagaattgtgtgtgtgtgtgtgtgtgtgtgtgtgtgtgtgtgtgtgtgtgtgtgtgtgtgtgtgtgcgcttacCAGTGTTTCTTTCACACAAGTACAAGAAAAAAAGCATTGTATTGCATGTGCCGCAGGGAGTAGTGACTACAAGCGTTACAATGTCCTTGGAGATGTTCCCAGCAGAGTATCGTTCCCTCAAGACTCTGATAGGGTCCACGTTTTGGGGAGTGTGCAGCGCGTCCCTGGCGCTGCTGGCTTACCTCATGCAGGACTACAACTGGAGACACCTGCAGTTCCTTCTCTCCGCTATGTCCCTTGTCGCTGTCGGACAGTGGTGGTAGGTGGTGATGTTTTTCTTTTGCCTgggtttgtcttttttttttgtctttttttttttttttttttttttgggggggggggggggtgttgtcgTACAGGTATTTATGACCGCTATTTGTCGTTGGGGAGGGAGATGCGAGCGATTTCAGCTTCTGTCGGGACCAGCTTTAAGATGGCGATGTCCTTCTTCTCACCTTCGATGTCTTCGCCTCCCCAAATCATTTACAGATCTAGATACCCATTTACAGCAACATAACGTGGACATCGCATGAATTTATACACCgagaaagcaatacagaaagacagataaaaaggaaagaatgagacaaaaaacaaacccaaGTAGGTGTACGCCCAAAGAGGACATATCTCTGACCACTAAACTTACCACAATCTACTTGTTTGAAATGCGAGTGAACCCAAGTAGGTGTACGCCCAAAGAGGACATATCTCTGACCACTAAACTTACCACAATCTACTTGTTTGAAATGCGAGTGAACCCAAGAGCTTTCTTTTATTTAATATCACGACAAGAACAACATTCATAGCTTAGCTTTTTGTACGTGACTACAGGTACGTGGACGAGTCGCTACGCTGGCTGGTGGCTAACGGCAAAAAGGAGGCTACGCTCAAAGTTTTGAAGCGAGCGGCACGTACCAACCGTGTAGACCTTGATCACGTCATCAAGACTCTGGAGGCCTCAACCACCCATGAAGGTACAGTTGGCAATAAGCTTTTCTTGTACGGAAAATTTGTTGATTCATCAGGGAAACATTGACGTTGTCGTTGATCAGTTAGCTTTTACCTGTCATGACTGCACTGCTTAATTGATTTGTGTCAGGGGATAGGTATGGAACCATTTCACATTCTTTAAAATGTGAGACATACATGCTTCGAAAcattttgctacataagatATTTGACTGTGCAAAACAAATGATGAGTACAAGAGAACCCAAAGCAATTTGATCGAATAATAATTCTGAGAAGTATGTATATATGTCGGATTAGGCATTAATTGAAGCCATGAATCGGAAAACAAGGGTAATTACCAATACAAATaacaccaaaccaaaccaaaacaaaccaaaccaaaggAAAAAACAATGAACAAAAACCAGAACACTTTTTTTCCTGACAGAAATGGAGACACTGACCAACGGAGATCAACACCAGGACAAAGACCTGCCCACTCAAGTGACCTCCATCCCCGAAGTCGACGAAGAACTTCTGCACACGCTGGAGGAAAAACAGACCAAGAAGCTGACCCTGCTGGACCTCTTCCGAAACAGGCGGCTTCTTCGCAACGCGGCTCTCATGTGGTTTGCTTGGTGAGTAAGGCTGAATCGCGAATGTGAAATCCTGCATGCGTGTTTGATATTGGATTATTTGTGTTACTGTGTGGTTTCTTAGCCCCCTGGGGCCAACAACTTATTAAAAACTTGTGTGCTGCACGAGGGGCGTTCAGAAAGTTCGGGGCCCTTACCACGAATGATACATGTAAGGACAACCCGGTTGCTTCTTTTTTCCCACACAGTCATGCACCGTCCAACCCATTACGCTTTTTCCAGCGCCACTGCAGCCCCAAGACGCGTTCGTGGAATAAGGTCGCATCTTGACGCCGAAATAAGTCATCCATAGCAGCGATGACCTCATGATTCCCCAAACAGTGTCTCACAACcagtttttaaagtttttttttttttttttaagttttggCAAAAGATCAGTCGGGCGGTGGCAGATCAGATGAATTCGGGGGATTAAGCCACAGTCACGCAGAGTTGTCACGGTCAATGCAGCCATGTCCGCTGGGCCATTGTCAAATGGGACAGAACTCCAGTTTTTCTCTGCGTTTGATATTGATGTTGCATCAGAGCTGTCTCAGTatgcaaagagcataattgtaaagttatgatgttgcgctatataaatgctcatttattattattattattattattattattattattattattattattattattattattattattattattattattattattatttaagttattgagacatcccagtgcactaagggatttatagagcaaatcgagaaaattcattattgaacgaagcgcatagcgctgagttcaataattattttcgagatttgctctataaatcccttagtgcactgggattgtttcaataacgatattgtcagtaccgccagataaaaaacgaagattcaaaacgcacattttgcaacgcgcatttggataggcgtaactgtgtggtcaggttttgtgtcagatctacttttgtgtgggctgtctcaagtgtgtcgtgctttcgtcacacgcaaactcttgttttaatttctgttggtaaattccagtgtagcgttgagctaaaaagtgatgatctttcatagagacctcatttaaactcggagaaaggactgtgctcttagttatttgcgattcgaaaccttcatcgagcttcgacagattgactgtgcagagtgttgccccttgaattggttaacccccaaggtcgacggtaagcacattttcaaaataaatgtggcatgtttctcgtgtggtatcttcactcatcggggagtctggtactaaatatgaacagtaagaatgctctgaaccctacacgtattatatccccatcgttttatcgttcacatttgcctaacatgttaatttgctgagcgggatttatgtcgtctgctaggctatggcactgagtctcatttcaaaaacaaaaatttgtctgcacgcatgaggcaggctggtaataagtcttaaatatggtaagaacgttctaaaccctacacgttttcgattccgattgttcttgccttgaaataataattcggaaaacattcatttactgaacagatgcagtcgtatttcagtgtagtctgctacgtgctgatctagctgctacgttatcggaataacacttgtgttttctgttagctgctgggaattgtatactaactcatcatttggtaatgtggataataagctacatgccactaacatggcataattatgagaggaatcttcgcaagtcgaaactgaaaaattagacacaacgggttctatttttagatcagtggcaactgttggcacaggcgcatgcaatctgtcagaaaaaaccccacttctgctttaattggaaagcaggaaatttatggtcataatcattggtattgtggagaatataagctacatgtcaataattaattctgaggatgagagtacagtctcgctttggcaaagggtgtaagaatacgctctgtggaaaagttatcacactccaagagtgcgctaacagatttaagcgcatcgccattagccaatcaactggttcacatcagtcatgtgacaccagtacttactgacaattattattattatctaatAGACCTCCCCGGAGACTAATTTCCAGATATGTCGAACGTATAACTCCTTTGGCATTCTAGAAAATGCACGCCATGACCTTTTTACCCCACCGAACAACCTTTTCCGTCTTTGGGGGAGGCGATGTATGTGGTTCCGCTGCTTTGGCTGCTTGTTTCTCTCCTGTTGGAAATGGTGCACCCATACCATGTCTCGCCCATGGTGATATATTATTcacgcacaaacaaaaaacaaaagctaaacacacacacgcacacgcatactaaaacacacacacacacacacacacacacacacacacacacacacacacacacacacacacacgcgcgcgcacgcatgtacgcacacacacacacacacacacacacacacacacacacgcgcgcgcgcacgcatgtacgcacacacacacacacacacatacgcgcacgcacgcacgcacgcacacacacacacacacacacacacacacacacacacacacacacacacacacacacacacacacacacacacacagacacacgcacacaggtaAACAAAACCAACGACATACCCTTGATCAGCAACATCCTGTACCAGTTCTCTGGCGCTTGTGGTCTTTTACAGGCAGACGTTTTGGCACCCACCTGACATAAACCATTCTCATTGCCAGATTCTTGGTCGGAGTTTCATCTTCATGTGCATTTGCATTACATGTGATAATTGTGTAATTTGCTGTGTTCCCAGGTTCACGTGCGCCTTCACCTTCTTCGCCCTGTACATGATGTCCACCAGTCTCCATGGTGACCGTTTCCTCAACTACTTCCTGACCGCCCTCATGGAACTGCCACCCAGCATCCTTTTCTACCTGGTCGTCGACAGGTAGATTATCAATTTGTGTATACTTTTTGATGACCTAGCTCCTACAAGTCTTGGTCGCATCACATTGCTAACTATTAAGGAAAATAATGTTATTTCCTTACCTGACCGACTTTTGCCACAATGCTGTGCTAAATAGGCTCATATTTGGGCTTTTGTTGAAAGTTTTTGAGTTCTTAGTTACTATTGTTTATCACCATTATGAAAGTATGGTTGGACATTTTTTATAGGCTATGTATATATTGTAGTTGACAAAAACCAAGACAACTTCCAAATGCGtgaacaaaaatcaaacaaacaaataaacaaacaaacacacaaacaacactttGCGCAATGTACCTGTAAGATCTCTCATTTTCCTTGTCGTTAAAGCGAACATTTACACCGCCACAGAACTGTTCATGATTATACATGTACGTAATAAGAACATCCTTCCTCAAATACACATcgtcctccgaaaacggcgtatggctgcctatatggcggggtaaaaaacggtcatacacgtaaaattccactcgtgcaaaaaacacacgagtgtacgtgggagtttcagcccacgaacgcagaagaagcagaagaaataCACATAAAGCAACTCTgtgactgctttctgtgcagaactGGAACTGTTCCTGAATAGTTTTATGACACCTTCGGTAATCTGCGACATTAAGGAATGAAATAACTCACACGCTGCACAGGAGCAGCTAAGCTGCTGGTTTTGGTATGCGTCTAAATAGATGGATGCTATTATCACATTTACAATCCTAGGAAGATCTGTTGTAGTGTAATGATCGCTTACAGAAGAAGGAGTGTATCTTTACATTTAAAATTGTGTCTCAGAGTCGGGAGGAAATGGGCCACGAGACCTTTTTTCGCCTTGGCAGGGCTGGGCCTGCTGTGCAGTGGGATCTTCAGAATGTATgcaggtgtgtgcatgtgcattaGCTTGTCGCACGATTCGTATTTCATTGTGAAATTGTGCAGTGGGATTTTCAGATTATATGCAgtacgtgtgtgcatgtgcattaTAGCTTGTCGCACGATTAGTATTTCATTGTACTCTTTTCTGGTTTTGGTTATCACATTACTGTATGTGATTTTTGTTTGACTACTATTtgtgttatttgttttgtttcaattcaTGGCTTGTGCAATATTTATACATACAACTCGGTCAATATTCAATGTAAATGTTAGTACGTTCCTGTTTATTCGAGCtattctgctgctgctgcaagACTGGTATGATGTTCATGTGTACATATGAAACAATAATTATTCCGAAATAACTCCTTAGTTACGATATGGCTGCTCCAGATATATATTATATCAAGGacttgatatatatatatatattttatttttatttttatctcaAGCCACAACTTTGGCTTAGAATGTTACCTTGTGACAACAATGATGTTAATGATAAGGATGAGGAGAACAAGGAGGAAGATGAGGAGGAAGAAAAAGATGATCATGATAATGATAACACTGATGAATATTAATAATCTTTATGACTACCATTTACTTTGTATAAGCCAAGTACAACTATGCATAGTGAGCAAATAACATACTGACCTTGCCTGGCAGAAAACACAGCGATGAGGACACTGTCAGTAGTGTCGGCTATGCTGGGAATGGTAGGAGCATCTGGAATGTTCGGCGCCATTTTCTTTTTCACGCCAGAGCTCTTCCCAACCAATATGAGGTGAGAATGTGCAATTGCCCAGATTTGTATTATGTCGAACATGTTGTAGCATATTTGGGTATAAAGGTCTCTTACAAGCTACACACTAGATGAGGTTTCGAATTTTGTCatgtgtatacatatatatgtataatatAGGCATGTCGGTCTCACAAATCATATTTAGGTGAGTATATATAATGTTGTTGTAGGTTTGATTTTTGgtattttattttctctctgttatagttttgttttgtttttgaattataaaaccattctttttacatttagtcaagttttgactaaatgttttaacatagagggggaatcgaaacgagggtcgtggtgtatgtgtgtatgtgtgtctgtgtgtgtgtgtgtgtagagcgattcagagtaaactactggaccgatctttatgaaattttacatgagagttcctgggcatgatatccccagatgttttcttcattttttcgataaatgtctttgatgacgtcatatccggctttttgtaaaagttgaggcggcactgtcacaccctcattttttaataaaattgattgaaattttggccaagcaatgttcgacgaaggccggactttggtattgcatttcagcttagaggcttaaaaattaattgataattttggtcattaaaaatctgaaaattgtaattaaaattatttttttataaaacgatccaaaaacaatttcatcttatttgtcattatttgctgattccaaaaacatataaatatgttatattcggattaaaaacaagctttgaaaattaaaaatataaaaattatgattaaaattaaatttccgaaatcgatttaaaaacaatttcatcttattccttgtcggttcctgattccaaaaacatatagatatgatatgtttggattaaaaacacgctcagaacaagcggtggacagatgatgctacgagtatacggtcttgcggaaaaaatgcagtgcgttcagtttcattctgtgagttcgactgagcttgactaaatgttgtattttcgccttacgcgacttgtttttttttttacaaaagacAGGCGGTGATTTACTTTTTACGGGATATTCATATTTTGTATATATACAGGGGAGTATCTTTTCTTTGGACAAACTTATTGTTGCAGACTCTTTGTCAATGTCCATGGACTCTCAGCGTATGCGCATGCGCTTGGTAAAAATTCCCAAGTATGGAGCAAAAGTGGAGTCTTAGAGACACGATGCCTTAGTTGCATAGAAAATAAGCATTGGGTATCTTTACCTTTGCTCAGGTAgaatagacaatgttcggaaataactctgtcgggtttctATTGGTTgaaaaagagtgaatactcttgcttttcttTAGGCAAATGTTCCCACGTGGCATTATAacccagtcactagcgaggggtgtgtctaaaacacgtggCATTATAacccagtcactagcgaggggtgtgtctaaaGCACGTGGCATTATAACCCAGTCACTAGTGAGGgatgtgtctaaaacacgtggCATTATAACccagtcactagtgaggggtgtgtctaaaacacgtggCATTTTAacccagtcactagcgaggggtgtgtctaaaacacgtggCATTATAacccagtcactagcgaggggtgtgtctaaaacacgtggCATTTTAacccagtcactagcgaggggtgtgtctaaaacacgtggCATTATAacccagtcactagcgaggggtgtgtctaaaacacgtggCATTTTAacccagtcactagcgaggggtgtgtctaaaacacgtggCATTTTAacccagtcactagcgaggggtgtgtctaaaacacgtggacaaggagcacgcgTGGAAAGTTTACCCCAACAAAAGGCAGTactattcactctttcacaacctatacaaacccgacggagttatttccggagttcatCTATTAGCCCAAAAGCACGGGGACAGTTCTCTAGACATATATCACACCCTGTTAGCTATGGTACTGGAGTTCTGGTCCTTGATCCTTTTCTAAACTTCCGGTGCGGCACGACGCGataagttttctgcttttttctCAAAGTATACTCTGTTTTACACCCTGTAAGCCTTCGATGCAGTTGTAGACATATGTCAGGTAATACCTCACCAAGTTGTATGGTGTCTGAGGCTGTCGTTGTGGCACAAACTTGCAATGAAATCTTCGATCGGGAGGTAACGTCCCAGGTCTTCTTAGATTTGATGTGGTAATGTCCTTGATGTTTACCTTTCGGGAGCATTATCGTCCGTTTTCTATACATATTTTACAGTCTAACACATTCACGCATTAAGTCAGCTGCTCTTCCCACCTTTCTTATCAACAGAAGGTCCATGCTCCGTGCTCAGACGTCAGTAGTCACTCCATTCATTGTCCTATGTATTCATGGGTAACGTCCTTGTCTTTTTCGCCAAGCAAGGCACAAAAGATAACGTCTTTGTTCACTTTTTGAAAGAACAATTGCAACACTGTTTTGGCCAGTTTACAGTTGATATATGTGTTCTAAAATCTCTCAAGCGTTGAATTGCTTCTAGGGGTACTACAAGTGTTTCCTCAAGTCTACTAACGTGTTTTGGGGTGTTTTCGCATTTCATCATGAAGCCAACAGTTCAAAGGGTGGCATTCAAACTGAATACCCCTTCCCCTACAATACACAATAGCATGAGTATTTCTCTGTTATGAATTCGTTGTTCCTTGTTTCAGCTGATGGACTTCAGGTGTTATCACTGTGAAGCTAAATTTGACTCACTCCGCGCCACTAAAGAGCACCTTGAGTCAACGCATTCTGACAAACCACTCAAGTTCCGTCAGTTAACAATTGATCATGCTACAGGAAAACAAGTGCTAGTAAGCAAGTTATTCAAACATGAAACCGCAGGGCCCAGACTTCCTCGTCTCCATGACTGTCGCTCAAACACGAATTGATCTTCTTGGAATCAAACGAAATCTTCACAGTGCTGGTTGTTTGTGAGAGGGTTTCTATACACTGCTGCATAATCCCAGGGTTTGCCTCTCCGACATTCTGTGTTTCCAAGCATTTAAGTGACGGTACAATGAAATTTACCTTTGCCTCAGATGAGAGGCATCTACCTGAAGATTCAGCAGACCCTTCAACAACTTGACCTAATCCTTTTGGGCCACCCATAAATCTGAGAAGCTTCCCACCAAAAAGCTTGTAAGCTGTTTGCCAAAACGTTTTGGTCTGACTTGCGTATCTCATTGCACATGTTTCCTTTGTAGAATAGAAAGTCACAACATATAGAAAGAGAAGGAGCGCAATATTATCCATTGGCAATATGCCATTTGCAATAATTTCGTAAAGGGTGATCCAGTGTGACAACAGACCGTGTTGTTTTAGACGGGCTGCAGCTGCAGCTGCAGCCTGTAgaaattgtttttcttcttcttcttcttcttcttcttcttcttcttcttcttcttcttcttcttcttcttcttcttcttcttcttcttcttctttttctctgggTCCTGCGGTTTCATGTTGGAATAACTTGCTTACTAGCACTTGTTTTCCTGTAGCATGATCAATTGTTAACTGACGGAACTTGAGTGGTTTGTCAGAATGCGTTGACTCAAGGTGCTCTTTAGTGGCGCGGAGTGAGTCAAATTTAGCTTCACAGTGATAACACCTGAAGTCCATCAGCTGAAACAAGGAACAACGAATTCATAACAGAGAAATACTCATGCTATTGTGTATTGTAGGGGAAGGGGTATTCAGTTTGAATGCCACCCTTTGAACTGTTGGCTTCATGATGAAATGCGAAAACACCCCAAAACACGTTAGTAGACTTGAGGAAACACTTGTAGTACCCCTAGAAGCAATTCAACGCTTGAGAGATTTTAGAACACATATATCAACTGTAAACTGGCCAAAACAGTGTTGCAATTGTTCTTTCAAAAAGTGAACAAAGACGTTATCTTTTGTGCCTTGCTTGGCGAAAAAGACAAGGACGTTACCCATGAATACATAGGACAATGAATGGAGTGACTACTGACGTCTGAGCACGGAGCATGGACCTTCTGTTGATAAGAAAGGTGGGAAGAGCAGCTGACTTAATGCGTGAATGTGTTAGACTGTAAAATATGTATAGAAAACGGACGATAATGCTCCCGAAAGGTAAACATCAAGGACATTACCACATCAAATCTAAGAAGACCTGGGACGTTACCTCCCGATCGAAGATTTCATTGCAAGTTTGTGCCACAACGACAGCCTCAGACACCATACAACTTGGTGAGGTATTACCTGACATATGTCTACAACTGCATCGAAGGCTTACAGGGTGT carries:
- the LOC138981766 gene encoding organic cation transporter-like protein, which codes for MGRQDNGNIDPTLRALGSLGRYQMMQIAIISLSTIGSAYQLLGNIFIGRHVTSYQCAGPGNDSSQATELSALIFNSSHVTYGQCEITVSNDNFSSDAQQYPCVYGYDYEFRRDLSFRTEFDLVCDRKLLGGLAQTFVIMGQGIGAVIASAFSDRFGRKMVLVLSQLGLLTFGVAVGFAPSFSVLAVLKFMLGALQQGVVTTSVTMSLEMFPAEYRSLKTLIGSTFWGVCSASLALLAYLMQDYNWRHLQFLLSAMSLVAVGQWWYVDESLRWLVANGKKEATLKVLKRAARTNRVDLDHVIKTLEASTTHEEMETLTNGDQHQDKDLPTQVTSIPEVDEELLHTLEEKQTKKLTLLDLFRNRRLLRNAALMWFAWFTCAFTFFALYMMSTSLHGDRFLNYFLTALMELPPSILFYLVVDRVGRKWATRPFFALAGLGLLCSGIFRMYAENTAMRTLSVVSAMLGMVGASGMFGAIFFFTPELFPTNMRTQALGVASLAGRCGGMIAPFMNNLADIAVWAPGALISSLCFLVVVVISFLPETKGRELPNTVEDIELWYQAEEEKGDGNSTVTK